One Sporomusaceae bacterium FL31 DNA window includes the following coding sequences:
- the ftsE gene encoding cell division ATP-binding protein FtsE: protein MIHMTGVSKVYGNGSVALSDISIDIEKGDFIFVVGPSGAGKSTFIKLIFREELPTHGQLVVNGRNVTNMPPAEVPFLRRGLGIVFQDYRLLPEKTVYENIAFAMRVIEAPRREIQKRVNSVLELVGLRDKHRCFPNQLSGGEQQRVAIARAIVNNPVVVIADEPTGNLDPETSWDIMKIFERINKSGTTIVMATHDKTIVDTMRKRVIAIERGRIVRDQVKGVYGYED, encoded by the coding sequence TTGATACATATGACTGGAGTCTCTAAAGTATATGGCAATGGCTCTGTCGCTCTCTCCGATATTAGCATTGATATTGAAAAAGGAGACTTCATTTTTGTCGTAGGCCCCAGCGGTGCTGGGAAATCGACTTTTATCAAGCTGATATTTCGGGAAGAGTTACCGACACATGGGCAACTTGTCGTCAATGGGCGCAATGTGACCAATATGCCGCCAGCGGAAGTTCCGTTTTTGCGGCGTGGGTTAGGAATAGTGTTTCAGGATTACCGCTTACTGCCGGAAAAAACAGTTTACGAGAATATTGCCTTTGCCATGCGGGTTATTGAGGCACCGCGCCGGGAAATCCAAAAGCGGGTTAATAGCGTCTTGGAACTGGTTGGACTTCGGGATAAGCATCGGTGTTTTCCCAACCAGTTATCAGGCGGGGAGCAGCAGCGGGTGGCTATCGCCCGGGCGATTGTCAATAATCCGGTTGTCGTGATTGCCGATGAGCCTACCGGCAATTTGGATCCGGAAACTTCCTGGGATATCATGAAAATCTTTGAGAGAATCAATAAATCGGGTACTACCATTGTGATGGCAACGCATGATAAAACCATTGTCGATACCATGCGTAAACGCGTTATTGCGATTGAAAGAGGCCGTATTGTCCGCGACCAGGTGAAAGGGGTATACGGCTATGAGGATTAG